The following coding sequences are from one Capsicum annuum cultivar UCD-10X-F1 chromosome 3, UCD10Xv1.1, whole genome shotgun sequence window:
- the LOC107862159 gene encoding transcription initiation factor TFIID subunit 2 isoform X1 has translation MAKARKGKSEEQKGDNSEAVVRHQKLCLSIDMDKRRIYGYTELDVVVPENGILGLHADNLVIDSVTVDGEPTEFEVFPHYLELENGDRWCSVSSTTSAADAAGSVYLSHLDRELLSNLLIMCKKPVKHHTERQEVNLENGVDSSAENIQNVKKVRIDYWVEKAETGIHFDGNVLHTDNQIRRARCWFPCMDDNLQCCCYDLEFTVASNLVAVSTGSLLYQIWTKDVPARKTFVYKLSSPVSARWISLAVAPFAILPDPNITHLSHICLSADLTKLRHTVGFFHSAFSCYEDYLSASFPFGSYTQVFVSPEIAISSVSIGASLSFFSSQFLFDRKVINKTIDTRIKLAYALARQWFGVYITPEAPTDDWLLDGLAGFLTDIFIKKFLGNNEARYRRYKANIAVCRADDSGATTLSAVAASKNLYGTQCIGLFGKIRSWKSVAILQMLEKQMGPESFRKILQQIISRAQDVNRSLRTLSTKEFRHLANKVGNLERPFLKEFFPRWVGSCGCPVLKMGFSYNKRKNMVELAILRECTARLDSSNAMTNGKPDTEKQEGDGWPGMMSIRVHELDGMYDHPILPMTGETWQLLEFQCHSRLAAKRFQKPKKSSKPDGSDDNGDTAINIDTRATSDSPLLWLRADPELEYLAEIHFNQPVQMWINQLEKDRDVVAQAQAIATLEALPQLSFSVVNALHNFLNDSKAFWRIRIEAAFALASTTSEETDWAGLTHLVAFYKTRRFDANIGLPKPNDFRDFQEYFVLEAIPHAIAMVRAADQKSPREAVEFVLQLLKYNDNSGNPFSDVFWLAALVQSVGELEFGQQSIVYLSSLLKRVDRLLQFDRLMPSYNGILTISCIRSLTQIALKLSEFVPLDRVIELINPFRTSKTLWKVRVEASRSLLDLEFQRDGIDAALTLFIRYLDEEPTLRGQVKLGVHAMRLCQIRNESDTDSDVKGETLVALLRLLESPTSFNNVILRHYLFCILQVLARRAPTLYGVPKDETLRMGHAAFCSNLKNIFADLVKQSKPPECPLENLEDIHDGSAVAEAPHEADALPGNENAKGATSSVPDSLLVSEVRKDAKDALLSNEIINTATGAIPDSLVVTEVRNDVDSLNFRHGAMHPVGDLPLSSSAAPSREESVLPDNEQTKPMVSLLHDTAVMPIGHPATDNFGSRDQGQPVINLERDNPGISEPSREPDTVSASHERKKPVFKIKVKKTVTSSLAEDHENVAMDKSQDGFRDVDRGASSSVSVDAPQRNVIEILSSGGNQFPEDVNSCHDVGSHVTASIGSVKVVVEGEELAKELQCTAESSKVSLVPQPDDLLPTGIMSVDDPEVETHKYASLHSLTMPNLPVHGKVKEKKKDSGKKRKLEGRKDDPEYLERKRLKKAKKRKEKELAKLLQDDTKASTSLESQRKNEQRGTKAEAISNDDHKASLVEQENRKDEAEPRQAMNGAEAKATSSGLYSRNEDSGAKGASVQLKPGGSSGVELNVDRGNASVNAAPPTSSHKFKIRIKNRTLGKS, from the exons ATGGCGAAGGCTCGTAAAGGGAAGAGCGAAGAACAAAAAGGGGATAATTCTGAAGCAGTTGTTCGTCATCAGAAACTATGTTTGTCAATTGATATGGATAAACGTCGAATTTACGG TTACACGGAGCTTGATGTAGTTGTACCAGAAAACGGAATTTTGGGCTTGCATGCGGATAATTTGGTGATAGACAGTGTTACAGTTGATGGGGAGCCTACAGAATTTGAAGTCTTCCCGCACTATTTAGAATTGGAAAATGGGGATAGATGGTGCTCTGTGTCATCAACTACTTCAGCTGCTGATGCGGCTGGTTCAGTTTACTTGTCACATCTAGATCGAGAATTGCTATCAAATTTGCTGATAATGTGCAAAAAACCCGTGAAACATCATACTGAAAGACAGGAAGTGAATTTAGAGAACGGAGTGGACTCTTCAGCTGAAAACATTCAG AATGTGAAGAAGGTCCGTATTGATTATTGGGTAGAGAAAGCTGAAACTGGAATCCACTTCGATGGCAATGTTTTACATACTGACAACCAAATTCGGCGTGCACGATGTTGGTTCCCCTGCATGGATGACAATTTACAATGTTGCTG CTATGATTTGGAATTTACAGTGGCCAGTAATCTTGTGGCTGTTAGTACTGGAAGCTTACTTTATCAG ATCTGGACCAAGGATGTTCCTGCACGAAAAACTTTTGTCTACAAACTAAGTTCTCCTGTTAGTGCTCGATGGATATCCTTGGCAGTCGCACCATTTGCAATTCTACCTGACCCCAACATTACTCATCTCTCACATATCTGTCTATCTGCTGACTTAACAAAGTTACGACACACTGTAGGATTTTTTCACAGTGCTTTTAG CTGCTATGAGGACTACCTTTCTGCATCATTTCCATTTGGGTCATACACACAAGTTTTTGTTTCTCCTGAGATAGCAATATCCTCTGTGAGTATAGGAGCGTCCTTGAGCTTCTTCAGCTCTCAATTCCTATTCGACCGGAAGGTCATTAATAAG ACCATAGATACGAGGATTAAACTTGCATATGCCCTTGCAAGACAATGGTTTGGTGTGTATATCACCCCAGAAGCGCCAACTGATG ATTGGTTGTTGGATGGTCTTGCTGGTTTCTTGACTGATATATTCATAAAGAAATTCCTTGGCAATAATGAAGCACGCTATAGGAGATACAAG GCTAATATTGCTGTTTGCAGAGCAGACGATAGTGGTGCAACTACTTTAAGTGCTGTTGCTGCTTCAAAGAACTTGTATGGCACCCAGTGTAttggtttatttggaaaaataagaTCTTGGAAGTCT GTTGCGATTCTCCAAATGTTAGAAAAGCAGATGGGACCCGAGTCATTTCGCAAG ATTCTTCAGCAAATTATTTCCCGGGCTCAAGATGTAAATCGGTCATTGAGAACTCTTAGCACAAAAGAG TTCCGGCACCTTGCCAACAAGGTCGGTAATCTTGAGCGGCCGTTTCTTAAAGAATTCTTTCCACGTTGGGTCGGATCATGTGGCTGTCCGGTGCTTAA GATGGGATTCTCCTATAACAAAAGAAAGAATATGGTCGAGTTAGCAATATTGAGGGAATGCACAGCTAGACTCGACTCAAGTAATGCTATGACTAATGGTAAGCCTGACACGGAAAAGCAAGAAGGTGATGGCTGGCCTGGCATGATGAGCATACGAGTGCATGAGCTTGATGGCATGTACGACCATCCAATTCTGCCTATGACTGGAGAAACTTGGCAACTGCTTGAATTTCAGTGTCATTCTAGACTTGCAGCAAAACGGTTTCAAAAGCCCAAAAAAAGTTCTAAACCCGACGGTTCAGATGATAATGGTGACACAGCGATTAATATAGATACACGTGCAAC CTCTGATTCTCCATTGTTGTGGCTCCGGGCAGATCCTGAATTGGAGTATCTTGCTGAAATTCATTTTAATCAACCAGTTCAGATGTGG ATAAATCAATTGGAGAAGGACAGAGACGTGGTCGCTCAGGCGCAGGCTATAGCAACATTAGAAGCATTACCACAACTTTCTTTTTCAGTTGTTAATGCTCTCCACAACTTCCTTAATGATTCTAAG GCCTTTTGGAGGATTCGTATAGAGGCAGCGTTTGCTTTGGCCAGTACCACATCCGAG GAAACTGATTGGGCTGGATTGACTCATCTTGTTGCATTTTATAAAACACGGAGATTTGATGCCAATATTGGACTCCCCAA GCCAAATGACTTTCGTGATTTCCAGGAGTACTTTGTACTTGAG GCTATTCCACATGCTATAGCTATGGTTCGAGCAGCTGACCAGAAAAGCCCTAGGGAAGCTGTTGAATTTGTTCTTCAACTTCTGAAG TACAACGACAACAGTGGAAATCCCTTCTCTGATGTCTTTTGGCTTGCTGCGTTAGTCCAGTCCGTTGGTGAGCTTGAATTTGGACAGCAG aGCATTGTCTATTTATCTTCTCTTCTCAAGCGAGTTGATCGGCTCTTGCAATTTGACAG ATTGATGCCAAGTTACAATGGGATTTTGACAATTAGCTGCATCCGATCTTTGACACAAATTGCACTAAAGCTGTCAGAGTTTGTTCCTCTT GATCGTGTCATTGAGCTTATTAACCCATTCCGAACTTCAAAGACACTCTGGAAAGTTCGGGTTGAAGCAAGCAGATCACTTCTTGATCTTGAGTTCCAGCGCGACGGCATTGATGCTGCACTGACATTGTTTATTAGATATTTGGATGAAGAGCCAACTTTAAGAG GTCAAGTGAAGTTAGGCGTGCATGCCATGCGTTTATGTCAGATAAGAAATGAATCTGATACTGACAGTGATGTGAAGGGTGAAACTCTCGTTGCTTTATTGCGTCTGCTTGAGAGCCCAACCTCGTTTAACAATGTTATTCTTCGTCATTACTTGTTCTGCATCTTACAAGTCCTCGCTCGAAG agcgCCAACACTGTATGGAGTGCCAAAAGATGAAACTTTGAGGATGGGGCATGCCGCATTTTGCAGCAATCTTAAGAATATTTTCGCTGATCTTGTCAAACAATCCAAACCTCCTGAATGTCCTTTGGAGAACCTTGAAGATATACATGATGGTTCAGCCGTTGCGGAAGCTCCTCACGAAGCAGATGCTCTTCCGGGCAATGAAAACGCAAAAGGTGCTACTAGCTCAGTACCTGATAGTTTACTTGTATCAGAGGTCCGGAAAGACGCAAAGGATGCTCTATTGAGTAATGAAATTATTAACACTGCAACTGGTGCTATACCTGATAGTTTGGTTGTTACAGAGGTTCGGAATGACGTAGATTCACTGAACTTCAGGCATGGAGCAATGCATCCAGTGGGTGACCTCCCACTATCTAGTTCCGCTGCTCCTTCTAGAGAGGAATCTGTCTTACCTGACAATGAGCAAACAAAGCCAATGGTGAGCCTGTTACATGACACGGCAGTTATGCCCATTGGCCACCCAGCAACCGATAACTTTGGAAGTCGTGATCAAGGGCAGCCAGTAATCAATCTTGAACGAGATAATCCAGGAATTTCTGAACCTTCCAGAGAACCTGATACTGTTTCTGCAAGTCATGAAAGGAAGAAGCCTGTTTTCAAGATTAAAGTGAAAAAAACTGTTACATCTTCTCTAGCTGAGGATCATGAAAATGTAGCGATGGACAAATCTCAAGATGGTTTTCGTGATGTTGACCGCGGAGCAAGTAGCTCAGTTTCCGTTGATGCACCTCAAAGAAATGTTATTGAAATATTAAGCAGTGGTGGTAACCAGTTCCCTGAGGATGTCAACTCTTGTCATGACGTTGGATCTCATGTTACCGCCAGCATTGGAAGTGTCAAAGTTGTAGTTGAAGGTGAAGAGCTAGCGAAGGAGTTGCAATGCACAGCTGAGTCGAGCAAGGTTTCTTTGGTGCCACAACCTGATGATCTCTTACCAACTGGTATCATGAGTGTTGATGATCCTGAGGTTGAGACACATAAATATGCAAGTTTACATTCGCTGACTATGCCTAACCTTCCAGTTCATGGCAAAGTTAAGGAAAAGAAGAAAGACAGCGGCAAGAAACGAAAGCTGGAGGGGCGCAAAGATGACCCAGAGTATTTGGAGCGGAAAAGGTTAAAGAAGGCGAAGAAACGGAAGGAGAAGGAGTTAGCAAAGCTCTTGCAAGACGATACAAAAGCTTCAACATCCTTGGAGAGTCAGAGGAAGAATGAGCAGCGAGGCACCAAAGCAGAGGCAATCAGTAATGATGATCACAAGGCAAGTTTAGTGGagcaagaaaatagaaaagatgaaGCTGAACCCAGACAGGCGATGAATGGTGCAGAAGCAAAGGCAACCTCATCAGGTTTGTATAGTAGGAACGAGGATAGTGGGGCTAAAGGAGCAAGTGTGCAATTGAAACCTGGTGGTTCTAGTGGGGTGGAGTTAAACGTAGATAGAGGCAATGCGAGTGTAAATGCTGCACCACCTACTTCTTCACATAAGTTTAAAATTAGGATTAAAAACAGAACGCTTGGTAAATCATGA
- the LOC107862159 gene encoding transcription initiation factor TFIID subunit 2 isoform X3 has protein sequence MQNVKKVRIDYWVEKAETGIHFDGNVLHTDNQIRRARCWFPCMDDNLQCCCYDLEFTVASNLVAVSTGSLLYQIWTKDVPARKTFVYKLSSPVSARWISLAVAPFAILPDPNITHLSHICLSADLTKLRHTVGFFHSAFSCYEDYLSASFPFGSYTQVFVSPEIAISSVSIGASLSFFSSQFLFDRKVINKTIDTRIKLAYALARQWFGVYITPEAPTDDWLLDGLAGFLTDIFIKKFLGNNEARYRRYKANIAVCRADDSGATTLSAVAASKNLYGTQCIGLFGKIRSWKSVAILQMLEKQMGPESFRKILQQIISRAQDVNRSLRTLSTKEFRHLANKVGNLERPFLKEFFPRWVGSCGCPVLKMGFSYNKRKNMVELAILRECTARLDSSNAMTNGKPDTEKQEGDGWPGMMSIRVHELDGMYDHPILPMTGETWQLLEFQCHSRLAAKRFQKPKKSSKPDGSDDNGDTAINIDTRATSDSPLLWLRADPELEYLAEIHFNQPVQMWINQLEKDRDVVAQAQAIATLEALPQLSFSVVNALHNFLNDSKAFWRIRIEAAFALASTTSEETDWAGLTHLVAFYKTRRFDANIGLPKPNDFRDFQEYFVLEAIPHAIAMVRAADQKSPREAVEFVLQLLKYNDNSGNPFSDVFWLAALVQSVGELEFGQQSIVYLSSLLKRVDRLLQFDRLMPSYNGILTISCIRSLTQIALKLSEFVPLDRVIELINPFRTSKTLWKVRVEASRSLLDLEFQRDGIDAALTLFIRYLDEEPTLRGQVKLGVHAMRLCQIRNESDTDSDVKGETLVALLRLLESPTSFNNVILRHYLFCILQVLARRAPTLYGVPKDETLRMGHAAFCSNLKNIFADLVKQSKPPECPLENLEDIHDGSAVAEAPHEADALPGNENAKGATSSVPDSLLVSEVRKDAKDALLSNEIINTATGAIPDSLVVTEVRNDVDSLNFRHGAMHPVGDLPLSSSAAPSREESVLPDNEQTKPMVSLLHDTAVMPIGHPATDNFGSRDQGQPVINLERDNPGISEPSREPDTVSASHERKKPVFKIKVKKTVTSSLAEDHENVAMDKSQDGFRDVDRGASSSVSVDAPQRNVIEILSSGGNQFPEDVNSCHDVGSHVTASIGSVKVVVEGEELAKELQCTAESSKVSLVPQPDDLLPTGIMSVDDPEVETHKYASLHSLTMPNLPVHGKVKEKKKDSGKKRKLEGRKDDPEYLERKRLKKAKKRKEKELAKLLQDDTKASTSLESQRKNEQRGTKAEAISNDDHKASLVEQENRKDEAEPRQAMNGAEAKATSSGLYSRNEDSGAKGASVQLKPGGSSGVELNVDRGNASVNAAPPTSSHKFKIRIKNRTLGKS, from the exons ATGCAGAATGTGAAGAAGGTCCGTATTGATTATTGGGTAGAGAAAGCTGAAACTGGAATCCACTTCGATGGCAATGTTTTACATACTGACAACCAAATTCGGCGTGCACGATGTTGGTTCCCCTGCATGGATGACAATTTACAATGTTGCTG CTATGATTTGGAATTTACAGTGGCCAGTAATCTTGTGGCTGTTAGTACTGGAAGCTTACTTTATCAG ATCTGGACCAAGGATGTTCCTGCACGAAAAACTTTTGTCTACAAACTAAGTTCTCCTGTTAGTGCTCGATGGATATCCTTGGCAGTCGCACCATTTGCAATTCTACCTGACCCCAACATTACTCATCTCTCACATATCTGTCTATCTGCTGACTTAACAAAGTTACGACACACTGTAGGATTTTTTCACAGTGCTTTTAG CTGCTATGAGGACTACCTTTCTGCATCATTTCCATTTGGGTCATACACACAAGTTTTTGTTTCTCCTGAGATAGCAATATCCTCTGTGAGTATAGGAGCGTCCTTGAGCTTCTTCAGCTCTCAATTCCTATTCGACCGGAAGGTCATTAATAAG ACCATAGATACGAGGATTAAACTTGCATATGCCCTTGCAAGACAATGGTTTGGTGTGTATATCACCCCAGAAGCGCCAACTGATG ATTGGTTGTTGGATGGTCTTGCTGGTTTCTTGACTGATATATTCATAAAGAAATTCCTTGGCAATAATGAAGCACGCTATAGGAGATACAAG GCTAATATTGCTGTTTGCAGAGCAGACGATAGTGGTGCAACTACTTTAAGTGCTGTTGCTGCTTCAAAGAACTTGTATGGCACCCAGTGTAttggtttatttggaaaaataagaTCTTGGAAGTCT GTTGCGATTCTCCAAATGTTAGAAAAGCAGATGGGACCCGAGTCATTTCGCAAG ATTCTTCAGCAAATTATTTCCCGGGCTCAAGATGTAAATCGGTCATTGAGAACTCTTAGCACAAAAGAG TTCCGGCACCTTGCCAACAAGGTCGGTAATCTTGAGCGGCCGTTTCTTAAAGAATTCTTTCCACGTTGGGTCGGATCATGTGGCTGTCCGGTGCTTAA GATGGGATTCTCCTATAACAAAAGAAAGAATATGGTCGAGTTAGCAATATTGAGGGAATGCACAGCTAGACTCGACTCAAGTAATGCTATGACTAATGGTAAGCCTGACACGGAAAAGCAAGAAGGTGATGGCTGGCCTGGCATGATGAGCATACGAGTGCATGAGCTTGATGGCATGTACGACCATCCAATTCTGCCTATGACTGGAGAAACTTGGCAACTGCTTGAATTTCAGTGTCATTCTAGACTTGCAGCAAAACGGTTTCAAAAGCCCAAAAAAAGTTCTAAACCCGACGGTTCAGATGATAATGGTGACACAGCGATTAATATAGATACACGTGCAAC CTCTGATTCTCCATTGTTGTGGCTCCGGGCAGATCCTGAATTGGAGTATCTTGCTGAAATTCATTTTAATCAACCAGTTCAGATGTGG ATAAATCAATTGGAGAAGGACAGAGACGTGGTCGCTCAGGCGCAGGCTATAGCAACATTAGAAGCATTACCACAACTTTCTTTTTCAGTTGTTAATGCTCTCCACAACTTCCTTAATGATTCTAAG GCCTTTTGGAGGATTCGTATAGAGGCAGCGTTTGCTTTGGCCAGTACCACATCCGAG GAAACTGATTGGGCTGGATTGACTCATCTTGTTGCATTTTATAAAACACGGAGATTTGATGCCAATATTGGACTCCCCAA GCCAAATGACTTTCGTGATTTCCAGGAGTACTTTGTACTTGAG GCTATTCCACATGCTATAGCTATGGTTCGAGCAGCTGACCAGAAAAGCCCTAGGGAAGCTGTTGAATTTGTTCTTCAACTTCTGAAG TACAACGACAACAGTGGAAATCCCTTCTCTGATGTCTTTTGGCTTGCTGCGTTAGTCCAGTCCGTTGGTGAGCTTGAATTTGGACAGCAG aGCATTGTCTATTTATCTTCTCTTCTCAAGCGAGTTGATCGGCTCTTGCAATTTGACAG ATTGATGCCAAGTTACAATGGGATTTTGACAATTAGCTGCATCCGATCTTTGACACAAATTGCACTAAAGCTGTCAGAGTTTGTTCCTCTT GATCGTGTCATTGAGCTTATTAACCCATTCCGAACTTCAAAGACACTCTGGAAAGTTCGGGTTGAAGCAAGCAGATCACTTCTTGATCTTGAGTTCCAGCGCGACGGCATTGATGCTGCACTGACATTGTTTATTAGATATTTGGATGAAGAGCCAACTTTAAGAG GTCAAGTGAAGTTAGGCGTGCATGCCATGCGTTTATGTCAGATAAGAAATGAATCTGATACTGACAGTGATGTGAAGGGTGAAACTCTCGTTGCTTTATTGCGTCTGCTTGAGAGCCCAACCTCGTTTAACAATGTTATTCTTCGTCATTACTTGTTCTGCATCTTACAAGTCCTCGCTCGAAG agcgCCAACACTGTATGGAGTGCCAAAAGATGAAACTTTGAGGATGGGGCATGCCGCATTTTGCAGCAATCTTAAGAATATTTTCGCTGATCTTGTCAAACAATCCAAACCTCCTGAATGTCCTTTGGAGAACCTTGAAGATATACATGATGGTTCAGCCGTTGCGGAAGCTCCTCACGAAGCAGATGCTCTTCCGGGCAATGAAAACGCAAAAGGTGCTACTAGCTCAGTACCTGATAGTTTACTTGTATCAGAGGTCCGGAAAGACGCAAAGGATGCTCTATTGAGTAATGAAATTATTAACACTGCAACTGGTGCTATACCTGATAGTTTGGTTGTTACAGAGGTTCGGAATGACGTAGATTCACTGAACTTCAGGCATGGAGCAATGCATCCAGTGGGTGACCTCCCACTATCTAGTTCCGCTGCTCCTTCTAGAGAGGAATCTGTCTTACCTGACAATGAGCAAACAAAGCCAATGGTGAGCCTGTTACATGACACGGCAGTTATGCCCATTGGCCACCCAGCAACCGATAACTTTGGAAGTCGTGATCAAGGGCAGCCAGTAATCAATCTTGAACGAGATAATCCAGGAATTTCTGAACCTTCCAGAGAACCTGATACTGTTTCTGCAAGTCATGAAAGGAAGAAGCCTGTTTTCAAGATTAAAGTGAAAAAAACTGTTACATCTTCTCTAGCTGAGGATCATGAAAATGTAGCGATGGACAAATCTCAAGATGGTTTTCGTGATGTTGACCGCGGAGCAAGTAGCTCAGTTTCCGTTGATGCACCTCAAAGAAATGTTATTGAAATATTAAGCAGTGGTGGTAACCAGTTCCCTGAGGATGTCAACTCTTGTCATGACGTTGGATCTCATGTTACCGCCAGCATTGGAAGTGTCAAAGTTGTAGTTGAAGGTGAAGAGCTAGCGAAGGAGTTGCAATGCACAGCTGAGTCGAGCAAGGTTTCTTTGGTGCCACAACCTGATGATCTCTTACCAACTGGTATCATGAGTGTTGATGATCCTGAGGTTGAGACACATAAATATGCAAGTTTACATTCGCTGACTATGCCTAACCTTCCAGTTCATGGCAAAGTTAAGGAAAAGAAGAAAGACAGCGGCAAGAAACGAAAGCTGGAGGGGCGCAAAGATGACCCAGAGTATTTGGAGCGGAAAAGGTTAAAGAAGGCGAAGAAACGGAAGGAGAAGGAGTTAGCAAAGCTCTTGCAAGACGATACAAAAGCTTCAACATCCTTGGAGAGTCAGAGGAAGAATGAGCAGCGAGGCACCAAAGCAGAGGCAATCAGTAATGATGATCACAAGGCAAGTTTAGTGGagcaagaaaatagaaaagatgaaGCTGAACCCAGACAGGCGATGAATGGTGCAGAAGCAAAGGCAACCTCATCAGGTTTGTATAGTAGGAACGAGGATAGTGGGGCTAAAGGAGCAAGTGTGCAATTGAAACCTGGTGGTTCTAGTGGGGTGGAGTTAAACGTAGATAGAGGCAATGCGAGTGTAAATGCTGCACCACCTACTTCTTCACATAAGTTTAAAATTAGGATTAAAAACAGAACGCTTGGTAAATCATGA